A window of Haloarchaeobius litoreus contains these coding sequences:
- a CDS encoding type II secretion system F family protein, producing MSTQGGVQTPLSEAQTPLPEYEVSQYFPRSREMTAEEMGALREQYGSIRAYFKAHPGQYRDTQRWLNQARIGTTYDVYLTRSVHLALLAGGAGALLGGVVAWLLADAGVLATLDSPLSVGGSLGTFLAANRVLFAGLLLTLVVGGTTAGSTWLFRYYYPQNVVANRERAINVMLPHALTYMYALSHGGMNLISVFDSLAESEDTYGEVAAEFDMVVRDMQLFGNDMLTALRNARNLTPSDELEQFLDDLIGLLDSGGDVTAFLEDQADNYTEAAKEEQESFLETLSVLSEVFIVAFVAAPLFLVVTLMVISFLGGSTLMQMAALIYLGLPLGMLGFLLLIDLLSAPYVQPDDVHLEEQRERTIDTTTVEDDERFRTYQRGKRNEQLVAFARDPLAALRRSPPLTLVFTAPAAVAFVGGMVLRGTVTPSVAALLSDPVTVTTLLFVLPALIVAAPLSYYHERKRRRENLLAARFPDTLNVLSSANHMGIPLVDALDMVARWSKGSLADEIRVVRNDVRWNHDLTDALLGLGNRLQVPHISRTIKLVAEGGRSSGDMSRILAIAAEDTRARHRIERARERAMSSYLAIVMIGFLVYLLVIVLIDASFLGAIAEATATAPEDTPTGAGVVGFTNVPLDTYRALFFHSVVVMAAGAGLLAGKLASNDTLSGLKYSIGLTLVALATFVLV from the coding sequence ATGAGCACCCAGGGCGGCGTCCAGACACCCCTCAGCGAGGCCCAGACGCCGCTCCCCGAGTACGAGGTCAGCCAGTACTTCCCGCGCTCGCGGGAGATGACGGCCGAGGAGATGGGCGCGCTCCGCGAGCAGTACGGCTCCATCCGCGCGTACTTCAAGGCCCACCCGGGCCAGTACCGCGACACCCAGCGCTGGCTCAACCAGGCCCGCATCGGCACCACGTACGACGTGTACCTCACGCGGAGCGTCCACCTCGCCCTCCTCGCGGGCGGCGCGGGGGCGCTCCTCGGTGGCGTCGTCGCGTGGCTGCTGGCCGACGCCGGCGTCCTCGCGACGCTCGACTCGCCGCTCTCAGTCGGTGGGAGCCTCGGGACGTTCCTCGCGGCCAACCGGGTGCTGTTCGCGGGGCTCCTGCTCACGCTCGTCGTGGGTGGCACGACCGCCGGCAGCACGTGGCTGTTCCGCTACTACTACCCGCAGAACGTCGTCGCGAACCGCGAACGGGCGATCAACGTGATGCTGCCCCACGCGCTCACCTACATGTACGCGCTGAGCCACGGCGGAATGAACCTCATCTCCGTCTTCGATTCGCTCGCCGAGTCCGAGGACACCTACGGCGAGGTCGCCGCGGAGTTCGACATGGTCGTCCGCGACATGCAGCTGTTCGGCAACGACATGCTCACCGCGCTGCGCAACGCGCGCAACCTCACGCCGAGCGACGAGCTCGAGCAGTTCCTCGACGACCTCATCGGACTCCTCGACTCCGGCGGTGACGTCACCGCCTTCCTCGAGGACCAGGCCGACAACTACACGGAGGCCGCCAAGGAGGAACAGGAGAGCTTCCTCGAGACGCTCTCGGTCCTCTCCGAGGTGTTCATCGTCGCGTTCGTGGCAGCACCGCTGTTCCTCGTCGTGACGCTGATGGTCATCAGCTTCCTCGGCGGCTCGACGCTCATGCAGATGGCCGCGCTCATCTACCTCGGGCTCCCGCTCGGGATGCTCGGCTTCCTGCTGCTCATCGACCTGCTCTCGGCCCCGTACGTCCAACCCGACGATGTCCATCTGGAGGAACAGCGCGAGCGCACCATCGACACCACCACGGTCGAGGACGACGAGCGCTTCCGCACCTACCAGCGGGGCAAGCGCAACGAGCAACTCGTCGCGTTCGCCCGCGACCCGCTCGCCGCACTCCGGCGGAGCCCGCCGTTGACGCTCGTGTTCACGGCACCGGCCGCCGTCGCGTTCGTCGGCGGGATGGTGCTCCGCGGTACGGTGACGCCGTCAGTGGCCGCGCTGCTGAGCGACCCGGTCACGGTGACGACGCTGCTGTTCGTCCTGCCGGCGCTCATCGTCGCGGCCCCGCTGTCGTACTACCACGAACGCAAGCGCCGTCGCGAGAACCTGCTCGCCGCGCGCTTCCCGGACACGCTGAACGTCCTCTCCAGCGCGAACCACATGGGCATCCCGCTCGTGGACGCCCTGGACATGGTCGCACGCTGGTCCAAGGGGAGCCTCGCCGACGAGATCCGCGTCGTGCGCAACGACGTGCGCTGGAACCACGACCTCACCGACGCGCTGCTGGGGCTGGGCAACCGCCTGCAGGTGCCCCACATCAGCCGCACCATCAAGCTGGTCGCCGAGGGCGGCCGGTCGTCCGGTGACATGTCCCGCATCCTCGCCATCGCGGCCGAGGACACCAGGGCGCGCCACCGCATCGAACGGGCCCGCGAACGGGCGATGTCCTCGTATCTGGCCATCGTCATGATCGGCTTCCTGGTGTACCTGCTCGTCATCGTGCTCATCGACGCGAGCTTCCTCGGCGCAATCGCCGAGGCGACCGCGACGGCACCCGAGGACACGCCCACCGGAGCCGGCGTCGTCGGCTTCACGAACGTCCCGCTGGACACGTACCGTGCGCTGTTCTTCCACTCGGTCGTCGTCATGGCGGCCGGGGCGGGGCTGCTCGCCGGCAAGCTCGCGTCGAACGACACGCTGTCCGGACTGAAGTACAGCATCGGCCTGACGTTGGTCGCACTCGCGACCTTCGTCCTGGTCTGA
- a CDS encoding type II/IV secretion system ATPase subunit yields MAEAADEGDAERSLSNIFDEPDDELVVRPDGADDETADWEILDERLIEDLVVRPDDDEASAGDDDELTELVLWVEAQEPPEPEDIRETVLSEVKAHFDAAALDTEFAARPTDEFIDTHWFDFTYLDERVQVERYWVNKPYAYISVLFHPETKEFSYEVTEAVLDGFERYVREDLTRILRNSLMYHDIGDDVDREAVFESKAKEIIAEHAATVDDGSIYKLLYYLLRDFLDYGKIDPLMRDGNLEDISCDGVDVPVFVYHGGYRDLRTNVVFDQDRLNSFTVRLAQRAGKHISVSNPLVDASLPDGSRIQLTLGSDIATRGANFTIRKFADVPYTPVDLIKWNTFDVDQMAYFWLVIENNRSLVFAGGTGSGKTTSMNAVGFFIPPNAKVVSIEDTREITLPHDNWIQSVSRPPVTDGGRGEVSMYQLLQASLRQRPEYLLVGEIRTEQRVALTFFNAIATGHTSYTTIHADSVDGALARLQNAPLSVPVQMIQDLDVIAIQKQIFDDDTRVRRNSVVAEIRPSDDLSQVEANDVFRWDPSDDEYDSVGDSELLAEIAEERGWTADELADELAVRAETLQYLVDEDITDYDTVTETIHRFDRDRDSVLAQVRAAELSAPVEAEAR; encoded by the coding sequence GTGGCCGAGGCTGCCGACGAGGGGGACGCGGAGCGCTCCCTCTCCAACATCTTCGACGAGCCGGACGACGAGCTCGTGGTCCGACCCGACGGGGCCGACGACGAGACCGCCGACTGGGAGATACTCGACGAGCGACTCATCGAGGACCTCGTGGTCCGACCCGACGACGACGAGGCGAGCGCGGGGGACGACGACGAGCTGACCGAGCTGGTGCTCTGGGTCGAGGCGCAGGAGCCACCCGAACCCGAGGACATCCGCGAGACCGTCCTGTCCGAGGTGAAGGCCCACTTCGACGCGGCCGCCCTCGACACCGAGTTCGCCGCCCGCCCGACCGACGAGTTCATCGACACGCACTGGTTCGACTTCACGTATCTGGACGAGCGCGTCCAGGTCGAGCGCTACTGGGTGAACAAGCCCTACGCGTACATCTCGGTGCTGTTCCACCCGGAGACCAAGGAGTTCAGCTACGAGGTCACGGAGGCCGTCCTCGACGGCTTCGAGCGGTACGTCCGCGAGGACCTCACGCGCATCCTGCGCAACAGCCTCATGTACCACGACATCGGTGACGACGTCGACCGAGAGGCCGTCTTCGAGTCGAAGGCCAAGGAGATCATCGCGGAGCACGCGGCGACGGTGGACGACGGCTCCATCTACAAGCTGCTGTACTACCTGCTGCGGGACTTCCTCGACTACGGGAAGATCGACCCGCTGATGCGCGACGGCAACCTCGAGGACATCTCGTGTGACGGCGTCGACGTCCCGGTGTTCGTCTACCACGGCGGCTACCGCGACCTGCGGACGAACGTCGTCTTCGATCAGGACCGCCTGAACTCCTTCACCGTCCGGCTCGCCCAGCGCGCGGGCAAGCACATCTCCGTGTCGAACCCGCTGGTCGACGCGAGCCTGCCGGACGGGTCGCGTATCCAGCTCACGCTGGGCAGCGACATCGCCACCCGCGGTGCGAACTTCACCATCCGCAAGTTCGCCGACGTGCCGTACACGCCGGTCGACCTCATCAAGTGGAACACGTTCGACGTCGACCAGATGGCGTACTTCTGGCTCGTCATCGAGAACAACCGCTCGCTCGTGTTCGCGGGCGGGACCGGCTCCGGGAAGACGACCAGCATGAACGCGGTCGGCTTCTTCATCCCGCCGAACGCGAAGGTCGTCAGCATCGAGGACACCCGGGAGATCACCCTCCCGCACGACAACTGGATCCAGTCCGTCTCGCGCCCGCCTGTCACCGACGGTGGCCGCGGCGAGGTGTCGATGTACCAGCTGCTCCAGGCGAGCCTGCGCCAGCGCCCCGAGTACCTGCTCGTCGGCGAGATCCGCACCGAGCAGCGCGTCGCGCTGACGTTCTTCAACGCCATCGCGACCGGCCACACGTCCTACACGACCATCCACGCCGACTCCGTCGACGGCGCGCTCGCCCGCCTGCAGAACGCGCCGCTGTCGGTGCCCGTACAGATGATACAGGACCTCGACGTCATCGCCATCCAGAAGCAGATCTTCGACGACGATACCCGCGTCCGGCGCAACAGCGTCGTCGCCGAGATCCGCCCGTCGGACGACCTCTCGCAGGTCGAGGCGAACGACGTGTTCCGCTGGGACCCGTCGGACGACGAGTACGACAGCGTCGGTGACTCCGAGCTACTCGCGGAGATTGCCGAGGAGCGCGGCTGGACCGCCGACGAGCTCGCCGACGAGCTCGCGGTCCGTGCCGAGACGCTCCAGTACCTCGTCGACGAGGACATCACCGACTACGACACGGTCACCGAGACCATCCACCGGTTCGACCGCGACCGCGACAGCGTACTCGCACAGGTGCGCGCCGCCGAGCTGTCCGCACCCGTCGAAGCGGAGGCGCGATGA
- a CDS encoding gamma carbonic anhydrase family protein — MVDRRNYAFESTTPTVHEDAFVARDATLVGDVHVEPDASVWPGVVLRGDVRTVRVGEASHVGDTAVFHGSEVGERVMVGHGAVLNDAIVEAGSLVGINATLNSGATVGERSVVAAGTVLPDGFAVPAESFARGVPATVVPLSETSVDPEEIATDYSSGAYTDLAARHEELFE, encoded by the coding sequence ATGGTAGACCGTCGGAACTACGCGTTCGAGTCGACGACGCCGACCGTTCACGAAGACGCGTTCGTCGCCCGCGATGCGACGCTCGTCGGCGACGTCCACGTCGAGCCCGATGCGAGCGTCTGGCCGGGCGTCGTCCTCCGTGGTGACGTCCGCACCGTCCGCGTGGGCGAGGCGTCACACGTCGGTGACACCGCCGTGTTCCACGGCAGCGAGGTCGGTGAACGTGTCATGGTCGGCCACGGCGCGGTGCTGAACGACGCCATCGTCGAGGCCGGCTCGCTGGTGGGAATCAACGCGACGCTGAACTCGGGCGCGACGGTCGGCGAGCGAAGCGTGGTCGCGGCCGGCACCGTCCTCCCCGACGGCTTCGCGGTTCCCGCGGAGTCGTTCGCGCGCGGCGTCCCCGCGACGGTCGTGCCACTGTCGGAGACGAGCGTCGACCCGGAGGAGATAGCGACCGACTACTCGTCGGGTGCCTACACCGACCTCGCGGCGCGTCACGAAGAGCTGTTCGAGTAG
- a CDS encoding carboxypeptidase regulatory-like domain-containing protein encodes MRLIVALVGLALLVSPMTVAAAPAATPASTTDADVTLRVTVVNAQGDPLGNAEVTVSYDGQEQTRETVSNGEALFDVPEGVSIEITPSHPMLVKNNPVTIQNVEGNTDVTVTMYPAATGQISVVDGSGNAVADADVQLRKEGRTVLAATGTTGSDGTYTTPELERGNYTIEVTKPGYYEEQTRVTLSGDTDVPVEVEQGSVTVDFSVVDSHFDPAEPIQANIEIEDAGGTIGTFQTDSGGSRSVSLDVNTRYSVTVDREGYESVTRSFRIGENDRSQTFEIQRTPRLTVEPMNTQVVVGQTVRVDVTDEYGEPAVGAEIQIDGETVGTTDESGQATVTVEQAGEVGLTAVNGSVESSAVVIEAFEPRTDAPTATATATPTAAATSQAPTTTGGAGDGGTPGFGVAVALVALVIAALLARIRD; translated from the coding sequence ATGCGACTGATAGTGGCACTCGTCGGTCTCGCGTTGCTCGTCTCCCCCATGACGGTGGCAGCCGCACCGGCGGCGACACCGGCGAGTACGACCGACGCCGACGTAACACTCCGTGTGACCGTGGTGAACGCGCAGGGCGACCCCCTGGGCAACGCCGAGGTGACGGTATCGTACGATGGGCAGGAACAGACGAGAGAGACGGTGTCGAACGGCGAGGCACTGTTCGACGTCCCCGAGGGCGTGAGCATCGAGATAACGCCGAGCCACCCGATGCTCGTGAAGAACAATCCGGTGACGATCCAGAACGTCGAGGGCAACACCGACGTGACGGTGACCATGTATCCGGCCGCGACCGGGCAGATATCCGTCGTCGACGGCAGCGGCAACGCCGTCGCCGACGCGGACGTCCAGCTCCGGAAGGAGGGTCGGACGGTGCTCGCCGCGACCGGCACGACCGGGAGCGACGGGACGTACACGACGCCGGAGCTCGAACGGGGCAACTACACCATCGAGGTCACGAAGCCGGGCTACTACGAGGAACAGACCAGGGTGACGCTCTCGGGTGACACCGACGTCCCCGTCGAGGTCGAGCAGGGCAGCGTCACGGTCGACTTCAGCGTCGTGGACTCCCACTTCGACCCCGCCGAGCCCATCCAGGCGAACATCGAGATCGAGGACGCGGGCGGGACCATCGGCACGTTCCAGACCGACAGCGGCGGGAGCCGTAGCGTCAGCCTCGACGTGAACACGCGCTACAGCGTGACCGTCGACAGGGAGGGCTACGAGTCCGTCACCAGGTCCTTCCGGATCGGCGAGAACGACCGGAGTCAGACGTTCGAGATCCAGCGGACGCCCCGGCTGACGGTCGAGCCGATGAACACGCAGGTCGTGGTCGGTCAGACCGTCCGCGTCGACGTCACCGACGAGTACGGCGAGCCGGCCGTCGGTGCGGAGATCCAGATCGACGGCGAGACGGTCGGGACGACCGACGAGTCCGGACAGGCGACCGTGACGGTCGAGCAGGCCGGCGAGGTCGGACTCACCGCGGTCAACGGCTCGGTCGAGTCGTCCGCCGTCGTCATCGAGGCGTTCGAGCCGCGGACCGACGCGCCGACCGCGACCGCGACCGCGACGCCGACGGCGGCCGCGACCTCGCAGGCACCGACGACCACCGGGGGCGCAGGCGACGGTGGGACGCCCGGCTTCGGCGTTGCCGTCGCACTCGTTGCGCTCGTCATCGCCGCGCTGTTGGCACGTATCCGGGACTGA
- a CDS encoding phosphoribosylamine--glycine ligase: MDSRQFLFVSADAALITDLAWQVHREGHDVKYYIDAAGDHEIGDGFVPKTDDWEAEVAWADVVVFDDIWVGDDVGTGALAQELREQGTAVVGGTPNTDRLEEDRGYAMDVLEEHGVNTIEHHVFHDFDAGIQHVQEHPAPYVIKPLGEVQNVKRLLYVGNEDDGSDVVDVLRAYKKAWGHRMKGFQLQRKVEGVEVAVCGFFDGNSFVDQVNFNFEHKKLFPGNIGPSTGEMGTSMFWAGRNRLFEETLGRLEGWLADEGYVGSIDINCIVNETGIYPLEFTPRFGYPTIALQEESFESNTGQFFYDLAHGNDPDLDVHRGYQIAVRVVLPPFPFDDEKTYEENSRNAAVVFQTESRAGVHLEDAKNVDGQWRAAGDNGMPIVVTGKGETMQEAREQCYGRIDDIVMPNMYYRDDIGERWIDGEGDRLQAWGYLGPQS; encoded by the coding sequence ATGGACTCCAGACAGTTCCTGTTCGTCTCCGCCGACGCCGCACTGATCACCGACCTCGCCTGGCAGGTCCACCGCGAGGGACACGACGTGAAGTACTACATCGACGCCGCGGGCGACCACGAGATCGGCGACGGCTTCGTCCCGAAGACCGACGACTGGGAGGCCGAGGTGGCGTGGGCCGACGTCGTCGTCTTCGACGACATCTGGGTCGGCGACGACGTCGGCACCGGCGCGCTCGCCCAGGAGCTCCGCGAGCAGGGCACCGCGGTCGTCGGCGGCACACCGAACACGGACCGACTCGAGGAGGACCGTGGCTACGCGATGGACGTCCTCGAGGAGCACGGCGTGAACACCATCGAGCATCACGTGTTCCACGACTTCGACGCCGGCATCCAGCACGTCCAGGAGCATCCCGCCCCGTACGTCATCAAACCCCTCGGCGAGGTCCAGAACGTCAAGCGCCTGCTGTACGTCGGCAACGAGGACGACGGCAGCGACGTCGTCGACGTGCTCCGGGCGTACAAGAAGGCCTGGGGCCACCGGATGAAGGGGTTCCAGCTCCAGCGGAAGGTCGAGGGCGTCGAGGTCGCCGTCTGTGGTTTCTTCGACGGTAACTCGTTCGTCGACCAGGTGAACTTCAACTTCGAGCACAAGAAGCTGTTCCCGGGTAACATCGGTCCCTCGACGGGCGAGATGGGCACCTCGATGTTCTGGGCCGGGCGCAACCGACTGTTCGAGGAGACGCTGGGCAGGCTCGAGGGCTGGCTCGCCGACGAGGGCTACGTCGGCAGCATCGACATCAACTGCATCGTCAACGAGACCGGAATCTACCCGCTGGAGTTCACCCCGCGGTTCGGTTACCCGACCATCGCGCTCCAGGAGGAGTCCTTCGAGTCCAACACCGGCCAGTTCTTCTACGACCTCGCCCACGGCAACGACCCCGACCTTGACGTCCACCGCGGCTACCAGATCGCCGTCCGCGTCGTCCTCCCGCCGTTCCCGTTCGACGACGAGAAGACCTACGAGGAGAACTCCAGAAACGCGGCCGTCGTCTTCCAGACCGAGAGCCGCGCCGGCGTCCACCTCGAGGACGCCAAGAACGTCGACGGCCAGTGGCGTGCCGCCGGCGACAACGGCATGCCAATCGTCGTCACCGGGAAGGGCGAGACGATGCAGGAGGCCCGCGAGCAGTGCTACGGCCGTATCGACGACATCGTCATGCCCAACATGTACTACCGCGACGACATCGGCGAGCGCTGGATCGACGGCGAGGGCGACCGCCTGCAGGCGTGGGGCTATCTCGGGCCGCAGTCGTAA
- a CDS encoding 3-dehydroquinate synthase II produces the protein MTREVWLKADDAVGDWEARKRRITAGLEAGVDWVLVDDWDVERVRELGAVNVAAFRSGGDVDVIDDAEGEDDAADEPVEPDAYVVGKEGEGDGTVEFPADLAGSADLSTLRRGNADGAYVRILGQEYERFAEAAAETADYTIVVGEDWTIIPLENLIARIGAETSLVAGVSDSEDARTAFETLELGADAVLLDSDDPDEIRRTVEVRDESERETLDLSWATVRTVEQTGSADRVCVDTGSLLDHDEGMLVGSMSRGLVFVHAETAESPYVASRPFRVNAGAVHAYVRTPGGGTKYLSEVGSGDEVQVVDTEGHTREAIVGRAKIEKRPMFRVELERDGDRFETLLQNAETIKVQTRDGRKAITDVEEGDELLVYYEDTARHFGEAIDESIVEK, from the coding sequence ATGACACGCGAAGTCTGGCTGAAGGCCGACGACGCCGTCGGCGACTGGGAGGCGCGAAAGCGCCGCATCACGGCCGGCCTGGAGGCCGGCGTGGACTGGGTGCTCGTCGACGACTGGGACGTCGAGCGCGTCCGCGAGCTCGGCGCGGTGAACGTCGCGGCGTTCCGGAGCGGCGGCGACGTGGACGTCATCGACGACGCCGAGGGCGAGGACGACGCGGCGGACGAACCCGTCGAGCCCGACGCGTACGTCGTCGGGAAGGAGGGCGAGGGCGACGGCACGGTCGAGTTCCCGGCGGACCTCGCTGGCTCTGCGGACCTCTCGACGCTGCGGCGGGGGAACGCCGACGGAGCCTACGTCCGTATTCTGGGACAGGAGTACGAACGGTTCGCCGAGGCGGCGGCGGAGACGGCCGACTACACCATCGTCGTCGGGGAGGACTGGACCATCATCCCGCTGGAGAACCTCATCGCGCGTATCGGCGCGGAGACGAGCCTGGTCGCGGGCGTCTCCGATTCCGAGGACGCCCGGACGGCGTTCGAGACGCTGGAGCTCGGCGCGGACGCGGTGCTGCTCGACAGCGACGACCCCGACGAGATCCGGCGCACCGTCGAGGTGCGCGACGAATCCGAACGCGAGACGCTGGACCTCTCGTGGGCGACGGTCCGGACCGTCGAACAGACCGGGAGCGCGGACCGGGTCTGCGTCGATACCGGTTCGCTGCTCGACCACGACGAGGGGATGCTCGTCGGCTCGATGAGCCGCGGGCTGGTGTTCGTCCACGCCGAGACTGCGGAGTCGCCGTACGTCGCGTCGCGGCCGTTCCGCGTGAACGCGGGCGCGGTCCACGCGTACGTCCGCACGCCCGGCGGCGGGACGAAGTACCTGAGCGAGGTCGGCTCCGGCGACGAGGTGCAGGTCGTCGACACCGAGGGACACACGCGCGAGGCCATCGTCGGCCGCGCGAAGATCGAGAAACGCCCGATGTTCCGGGTCGAGCTCGAGCGCGACGGCGACCGGTTCGAGACGCTGCTGCAGAACGCCGAGACCATCAAGGTCCAGACGCGCGACGGCCGGAAGGCCATCACCGACGTCGAGGAGGGCGACGAGCTGCTCGTCTACTACGAGGACACCGCGCGGCACTTCGGCGAGGCCATCGACGAGAGCATCGTCGAGAAGTAG
- a CDS encoding DUF7347 domain-containing protein, which yields MSEATPGLATVMAVEADDDDLSDLDLSGVFELLSNDTRLGIVRELSVANADETTDGSLSFSELRTRVGTRDSGQFNYHLGRLRGSLVEKTAAGYELTELGLVVGATVLDAAAVS from the coding sequence ATGAGTGAAGCGACCCCGGGACTGGCCACCGTGATGGCCGTCGAGGCGGACGACGACGACCTCTCGGATCTCGACCTCAGCGGCGTCTTCGAGCTGCTCAGCAACGACACACGCCTCGGTATCGTCCGCGAGCTGTCGGTCGCCAACGCCGACGAGACCACCGACGGCAGCCTCTCGTTCTCCGAGCTCCGGACGCGCGTGGGAACACGCGACTCCGGGCAGTTCAACTACCACCTGGGCCGTCTGCGCGGCAGTCTCGTCGAGAAGACGGCGGCGGGCTACGAGCTCACCGAACTCGGACTCGTCGTCGGTGCGACGGTGCTCGACGCCGCCGCGGTGTCGTAG